The following DNA comes from Thermodesulfobacteriota bacterium.
AAAAAGGCCGCCCTTGAATTTCTTTCGGGCGGCCTTTGTGTACATTTTTTATTTACTTGTTACGGACAGACTCCAGACGGTTCCATCACACTTTCTCCATCCGGACGGCGCAGATTTTAAACTCCGGTATCTTGGATACAGGATCAAGCGCGCTGTTCGTCAGTTTGTTGGCGGCGGCCTCAATAAAATGGAACGGCACGAACACGACCCCCCGATCGGTCACATCGGAAACCATGGCCTTTATTTTCATCTGACCGCGCCGGGAAATCAGATTGACATAATCCCCGTCCGCGAGATGAATGGCCTTCGCGTCCTCGGTGTTGACTTCCGCCAGCGCCTCGGGATAGATACGGTTTAACGCGGTGCCTTTCCGGGTCATGGTGCCGGTATGATAATGCGCATGGACCCGGCCGGTTGTCAGGACAAAAGGATATTCGCCGTCGCTGACTTCCGCCGAAGGCTTGTACTCGATGGGGAAGAACTGTCCCTTTCCCCTGGTAAACTGGTTGACGTGAAGGACAGGAGTTCCCGGGTGATTTTCATCCGGGCACGGCCACACCAGCCCCTCTTTTTCTATCCGATCATACCGGATGCCGGCGTAGCTCGGGGTGACCCTGTTGATTTCATCCATGATGGCGGACGCGTCCGTGTAGACCATGGGGTAACCCATTCTGCCGGCGATCTCCGTGATGATTCGATAATCATCCATGGCTTCGCCCGGGGCATCCAAGGCTTTGCGCACTCTCAGTACCTTGCGCTCGGTATTGGAAAATGTGCCGTTTTTCTCCGCGAAACAGACGCCGGGCAGTACCACATCCGCAATTTTCGCGGTTTCCGTCAGGAAGATATCCTGAACCACCAGAAAATCCAGTTTCGCCAGGCTCTTTTCCACGTGATTCAGGTCGGCATCACTGAGCAGGGGGTTCTCTCCCATGACATAAAGGGCTTTGATCTTGCTGCCGGCCGCCGGGATCATTTCCGTCACGGTCATGCCGATATCGGCGGGAAGGGACGCCACCTTCCAGGCCGCAGCGAACTTCTCCCGCACGGCGGCATCCGTTACCGGCTGATAGCCCGTGAACACGTTGGGGAGGCCGCCCATATCACAGGCGCCCTGCACGTTGTTCTGACCCCGCAGGGGATTGACGCCACCGCCTTCGACACCCACATTTCCGCAGAGCATGGCCAGGTTCGCCAGAGACTTTACATTGTCGGTTCCGTGTGTGTGCTGAGTGATTCCCATGGTATAAAGAATGGACGCGGGTTTTGCCGTCCCGTACATCCGGCCAGCGGCAACCAGGTCATCGGCGGGGATCCCCGTGATTTCCGATACATAGTCAGGAGTATAACGGGCAACGCAATTTTTCAGTTCTTCAAAACCGGTGGTCCTGGCCTCGATATATTCCGTAGCCTGAAGGTTCTCGCTGAGAATGACGTTGATGAGACCGTTGATCCAGGCGACATCCGTTCCCACCTTCGGGCGCAGCCACAGGTCACAGATATCGACCAGCTTGATCCGTCTGGGGTCGGCCACGATCAGCCTGGCACCGTTCTTCTGGACCGCCTCATAGATAGAGTTGGCGATGATGGGATGGTTTTCCGTCGTATTCGTTCCGGTAATGAGGATCACCTTCGCCTTCAGTACGTCCCTGGCGGGATTGGTCATTGCGCCGCTTCCGAAAGAGGCAGCCAGACCGGCTACCGTGGAGCTGTGTCAGAGGCGGGCGCAGTGATCGACATTGTTGGTACCGATCACCGCTCTCATGAATTTCTGAAATATATAGTTGTCTTCATTGGTGCACCGGGCGGAGGTCAGCCCGCCAATCGCGTCCGGACCGTATTCCTTTTTTATTTTACCTAACTTCTCGGCGACCAGGCTCAACGCTTCGTTCCAGGAGGCCTCGACCAGCCGGCCGTCCCGCTTGATGAGGGGGGTTTTCAGACGCTCTTCACTGGAGACAAACTCATAGCCGAACCGGCCTTTCACGCACAGACTGCCCTGATTCACGCTGCTGTCTTTTCGCCCCGTGACGGCGACAATCTGATTATTAAATATGTTCAGCTCCATCTGGCAGCCGCAGCCGCAATAAGTGCAGGTAGTGGGCACTTTCTCTATGGTCCAGGCTTTCCCCTTGATGTCGCTTAGATTTTCCGTCAGCGCGCCCGTCGGGCAGACCTGCAGACATTCGCCGCAGGAAACGCATGTTTCCGTATTGACCGCGAGCTGATGCACACCGTCTTCATTCTTCACCTCCAGAGCGCCGATCCCTTTGATTTCCCTGCAGGCGCTGACGCAGCGGAGGCAAAGGATGCAACGATCCGGCCAGTATCGGATCAGGGAGGTGGCATAGGTGGCGTTCTTTTCCTTCCGGGGAATCTGGTAGGGCACATCTTTGACCTGGAACTCAACCACCAGATCCTGAAGCGTGCACTCACCAGCCTTGTCGCAGATGGGACAATCCAGGGGATGATCGACCAGCAGGAGCTTCAGGGTTTCCTGCCGCATCCGAAAAAGATTTTCCGAATGGGTGGTAACCATGATGCCTTCCGCCACCTGGGTGTCACAGGCCGTTACCGGCTCCGGAAACCCCTGGACCTCGACCACGCACATGCGGCAGGAGCCGATGGGTTTCAGCCTTTCATGGAAACAAAGCGTCGGGATACGAATGCCGACGCTCCTGGCCGCTCCCAGGATGGTACTTCCTTCCGGCGCCAGGATCTCCTTTCCATCGATTGTCAATCGAACCATTTGAATTCCTCCGAAAAAACGGGTTTGCCAATATATCGATTTAAATATCAAGCGTTGTATTCGGGCGGCGCTGTCGCTTCCGGTCACTGACCTGTTTTTCGTTTTTTGCACCAACGCCACAAGGGGGAATAAGTATCAAAAACTTTTTCGATAATCAAATACTTTTTCACCCCTTTTCCGCTTTTAGACCAGTAGCGGAAGGCATGGTTTCCCGCCTGCGATCGCGATGCGCCTTCCGATTCAAGACGGGAATAAACTTGCGCCTTTTCCGAAATAACAGCAATTTTTTTTTGCAATCCGTAGAAAAATATTCTAAAAAGGAGGGTCGTTTTATTGCGGAAAAAACATTTTTCCGTGGAGGGTCGCCGGGCATGAGCGCGGGCCGTAACCGGATATAATCCCGGGATGCGGCGACAACCAGTTGAAACGGTTGATCATTATTTAAGGATTATCGGAAAATGATGACGAGAAAACATCTGGCTTATTTCGCCTGTGTGTTATCAATAGTCACGATGGGCATATTCTGCACCGACCTGTATGGACGGGATCCGTCTTCGCCGGAACCCTCGCAGCTTCGCCCTGACCTGATTTCCATCGACGGCCTGACCGCCTTCGGCCACCTGGAAAAGCAACCGGTTGAATTTCTTCACGATGCTCACACCAAGGCCCTGTCCGAAAAAAACCGCGACTGCACCGTCTGCCATCTACCGGAAAAAGACCGTATTTCCCTGAAGTTCAAAAGGACAAAAGATACGAACCGGGTCGAGGTGATGAATATTTATCACCAGGAATGCATCTCCTGCCACGGGGACATGAAAAAAGCGCGGGAAAAAACCGGCCCGGTGGAGTGCGACGGCTGCCATAAAGAACAAAAACAGTACGTTTCTTCCCGCCGGCCCATGGGGTTTGACGCCTCCCTGCACTTCCGGCATTCTGAAGCGCGGCAGAAAAAATGCGAGCAGTGTCACCACGAATATGACGAAAAAGAGCAAAAACTGTTTTATGCCAAGGGCCAGGAAGGCACCTGCCGCTATTGTCATCGTGCCGAAACAACGGACAAGGTCATTTCCATGCGCCTGGCCTCCCACATGGCCTGCGTCAATTGCCACGCCGGCAACCTGGCCAGAAAGATGGAAAGCGGGCCCATCGATTGCGCCGGATGTCACGACGCCGAGGCCCAGGCGAAAATCGAAAAAGTTTGGCCCCTTCCGAGAATGGAGCGGAAGCAACCGGACGTGGCGCTGCTGAAGACCGCGTCGAAACCGGCAGGGGAAGAAGAAAAACCGACCCGGATGAATTATGTGCCCTTTGATCATAAAGGCCATGAAACCTATAACGACACCTGCCGGGTCTGTCACCATGAAAGCCTCCAGCCGTGCAACCAATGTCATACCCTTACCGGAACAAAGGAAGGCAAAGACGTCCGCCTCGAAACCGCCATGCATCTGGCGGATACGGAACGAAGCTGCACGGGCTGTCATGCCGGAAAAACGCGGGACAAGAATTGCGCCGGCTGTCATGCCCTCATGGGAACAAAGCCGGCCAACGAAGATCGATCATGCCTGATCTGCCATATGACGCCGCCGTCTGGATACGAATCTCCCCTGACGCCGGAAGCGGAAAAGACCATGGCCGGCGACATGCTCCAATCCAGAAAACCGGTCACCGGCACCTACCCGGATGAGGATATCCCGGAGAAAGTGGTGATCAAGCATCTTTCCAGAGAATATGAAGCGGTCGAGTTTCCCCATCGAAAGATCGTCCGGGCGCTGGCGGATAATATCAAGGAAAACCGTCTGGCCGGGTACTTCCACGACCAGGAAGGCACCCTGTGCATGGGCTGTCATCATCACAGCCCCGCCTCGACAAAACCGCCCCAGTGCGCCAGCTGCCACGGCAAAACCTTTGACAGGGAAAATCCGTTAAAACCCGGCATCATCGGCGCCTATCATCAGCAGTGCATGGGCTGTCACCGGGAAATGGACATCGCCAAACCGGCCGGATGCACGGAATGCCATAAGAAAATCGAGTCAAACCCATAGTAAGTTGAGGAACATCACATGTCCATGTCACGAAGGAAGTTTCTCGGATGGATAGGCGCGGCGGGGCTGGGATCGGCCGTGGGAAAATCGGCCCTTGCCGGCGGCGGCAAGCACTTTGAAGGCTATCCCGACAGCTTCGGTGTCCTGCACGACATCACGCTGTGCGTGGGGTGCCGCAGCTGTGAAGCGGCCTGCGCCAGGGTCAACGAACTGCCCGCGCCCGAAAAGCCGTTTACCGATCTGACCGTACTCAATGAAAAACGGCGGACAACAGCCAAGACATTTACGGTGGTCAACAAGTATGCGATCGACGGCCGGAAAGCGCCTCTGTTCAGGAAGAACCAGTGCAATCACTGCCTGGAGCCGGCCTGCGCCTCCGCCTGTTTTGTCAGAGCCTTCCAGAAGACAAAAACCGGCGCGGTCGTCTACGATCCCTCCGTATGCGTCGGATGCCGCTACTGCATGATCGCCTGCCCTTTTGAGATTCCGACTTACGAATATGACGAGCCCCTGACGCCCCGCGTCATGAAATGCACCATGTGTTACCCCCGGGTAATGGAAGGAAAACTTCCCGGATGCGTGGAAGCCTGCCCCAAAGAGGCCCTGATCTTCGGCAAGCGGAAAGAACTGCTCAAGATCGCCCGGGAAAGGTTCCGCAAGTATCCGGGCCGGTATGTGGATCACATTTACGGCGAGACGGAAATGGGCGGCACCAGCTGGCTGTATATTTCCGGCGTTCCGTTCTCTCAAATCGGCATGCGGGAGGACCTCGGCGTCACCCCGGCCCCCGAGCTGACATCCGGCGCCCTGTCCGCGGTTCCCGTGGTGGTGGGGTTGTGGCCGGTGCTGCTGATGGGGATCTACGCCATATCCAAACGCAAGGAAATAATCTTCAATCAGGAACGGGAAGCACCGGCGCATGAAACGGCCGCGCCGGCGCCGGCCGAGGAGGATCTCTGATGTTCGACAAAACATCATTCGACGTCAAATCACTGCTGACCCCTTTTCATATCGTGGCCGGGCTGATTATTTTCCTCGGGCTGATCATCACCGTCCTGCGGTTTACCATGGGACTGGGGGCCGTGACCCATCTTTCCGACGACAACCCCTGGGGGCTCTGGATCGGATTCGATCTGCTGGTCGGCGTGGCCCTGGCGGCCGGAGGATACGTGACCTCGGCGGCCGTCTACCTTTTCGGAATGAAAAAATACCACTCC
Coding sequences within:
- the fdhF gene encoding formate dehydrogenase subunit alpha, with the protein product MVRLTIDGKEILAPEGSTILGAARSVGIRIPTLCFHERLKPIGSCRMCVVEVQGFPEPVTACDTQVAEGIMVTTHSENLFRMRQETLKLLLVDHPLDCPICDKAGECTLQDLVVEFQVKDVPYQIPRKEKNATYATSLIRYWPDRCILCLRCVSACREIKGIGALEVKNEDGVHQLAVNTETCVSCGECLQVCPTGALTENLSDIKGKAWTIEKVPTTCTYCGCGCQMELNIFNNQIVAVTGRKDSSVNQGSLCVKGRFGYEFVSSEERLKTPLIKRDGRLVEASWNEALSLVAEKLGKIKKEYGPDAIGGLTSARCTNEDNYIFQKFMRAVIGTNNVDHCARLUHSSTVAGLAASFGSGAMTNPARDVLKAKVILITGTNTTENHPIIANSIYEAVQKNGARLIVADPRRIKLVDICDLWLRPKVGTDVAWINGLINVILSENLQATEYIEARTTGFEELKNCVARYTPDYVSEITGIPADDLVAAGRMYGTAKPASILYTMGITQHTHGTDNVKSLANLAMLCGNVGVEGGGVNPLRGQNNVQGACDMGGLPNVFTGYQPVTDAAVREKFAAAWKVASLPADIGMTVTEMIPAAGSKIKALYVMGENPLLSDADLNHVEKSLAKLDFLVVQDIFLTETAKIADVVLPGVCFAEKNGTFSNTERKVLRVRKALDAPGEAMDDYRIITEIAGRMGYPMVYTDASAIMDEINRVTPSYAGIRYDRIEKEGLVWPCPDENHPGTPVLHVNQFTRGKGQFFPIEYKPSAEVSDGEYPFVLTTGRVHAHYHTGTMTRKGTALNRIYPEALAEVNTEDAKAIHLADGDYVNLISRRGQMKIKAMVSDVTDRGVVFVPFHFIEAAANKLTNSALDPVSKIPEFKICAVRMEKV
- the hmcA gene encoding sulfate respiration complex hexadecaheme cytochrome HmcA; this translates as MMTRKHLAYFACVLSIVTMGIFCTDLYGRDPSSPEPSQLRPDLISIDGLTAFGHLEKQPVEFLHDAHTKALSEKNRDCTVCHLPEKDRISLKFKRTKDTNRVEVMNIYHQECISCHGDMKKAREKTGPVECDGCHKEQKQYVSSRRPMGFDASLHFRHSEARQKKCEQCHHEYDEKEQKLFYAKGQEGTCRYCHRAETTDKVISMRLASHMACVNCHAGNLARKMESGPIDCAGCHDAEAQAKIEKVWPLPRMERKQPDVALLKTASKPAGEEEKPTRMNYVPFDHKGHETYNDTCRVCHHESLQPCNQCHTLTGTKEGKDVRLETAMHLADTERSCTGCHAGKTRDKNCAGCHALMGTKPANEDRSCLICHMTPPSGYESPLTPEAEKTMAGDMLQSRKPVTGTYPDEDIPEKVVIKHLSREYEAVEFPHRKIVRALADNIKENRLAGYFHDQEGTLCMGCHHHSPASTKPPQCASCHGKTFDRENPLKPGIIGAYHQQCMGCHREMDIAKPAGCTECHKKIESNP
- the hmcB gene encoding sulfate respiration complex iron-sulfur protein HmcB, with protein sequence MSRRKFLGWIGAAGLGSAVGKSALAGGGKHFEGYPDSFGVLHDITLCVGCRSCEAACARVNELPAPEKPFTDLTVLNEKRRTTAKTFTVVNKYAIDGRKAPLFRKNQCNHCLEPACASACFVRAFQKTKTGAVVYDPSVCVGCRYCMIACPFEIPTYEYDEPLTPRVMKCTMCYPRVMEGKLPGCVEACPKEALIFGKRKELLKIARERFRKYPGRYVDHIYGETEMGGTSWLYISGVPFSQIGMREDLGVTPAPELTSGALSAVPVVVGLWPVLLMGIYAISKRKEIIFNQEREAPAHETAAPAPAEEDL